The Neorhodopirellula lusitana genome includes a window with the following:
- a CDS encoding rhodanese-like domain-containing protein — MQTIDVTELANKAAKGPVKLVDVRMPTEYREVHASAAQNFPLDSLDPQAIASTLHASATDPLYVICKSGGRSTKAVQQFLNAGIDNVVNVEGGTTAWVQAGLPVVRGQKTVSLERQVRILAGFLTLLGAVLGFFVHPYLIGLSAFIGAGLMFAGITDSCGMGMMLSKMPWNRCHNGQCKTN, encoded by the coding sequence ATGCAAACGATTGATGTAACGGAATTAGCCAACAAAGCCGCCAAGGGCCCAGTCAAATTGGTCGACGTTCGAATGCCAACTGAATACCGCGAAGTGCATGCTTCCGCGGCCCAAAACTTCCCGTTGGATTCTCTCGATCCGCAAGCGATTGCATCGACGCTCCACGCGAGCGCCACCGATCCACTTTACGTGATCTGCAAGTCAGGCGGCCGTTCCACCAAAGCGGTTCAACAGTTTTTAAACGCGGGCATCGACAACGTGGTCAACGTCGAAGGCGGAACCACGGCGTGGGTGCAAGCGGGACTGCCCGTTGTACGCGGCCAAAAGACCGTATCGCTGGAACGCCAGGTTCGCATTCTGGCCGGCTTCCTCACTCTGCTGGGTGCCGTCCTAGGATTCTTTGTGCATCCCTATTTGATTGGCCTGTCTGCTTTCATCGGCGCTGGGCTGATGTTCGCCGGGATCACCGATAGCTGCGGGATGGGCATGATGCTTTCCAAAATGCCATGGAATCGTTGTCACAACGGCCAATGCAAAACCAACTGA
- a CDS encoding ArsR/SmtB family transcription factor — protein sequence MANQPAPKNRTSKAPKKPAKASSTSKNSVSDKPSGTVRDFAEAAECLKTLAHPVRLRIVQMLLHGRYTVGELAADCEIPDNVGSEHLRLLQRCGFLNSEREGRRVYYAIAEPHLESLMACVQSRFLPSE from the coding sequence ATGGCGAATCAACCCGCTCCCAAAAACCGCACGTCCAAAGCCCCCAAAAAACCGGCCAAAGCGTCTAGTACAAGCAAAAACTCGGTTTCCGACAAACCGTCTGGGACCGTGCGTGACTTCGCTGAAGCAGCCGAGTGTTTGAAGACGCTCGCTCATCCGGTTCGCCTTCGAATCGTTCAGATGTTGTTACATGGACGCTATACCGTCGGTGAACTCGCCGCTGATTGCGAGATCCCTGACAACGTTGGGTCCGAACATTTGCGACTGCTGCAGCGGTGCGGTTTCCTGAACAGCGAACGGGAAGGACGCCGCGTCTACTACGCCATTGCTGAACCGCATCTGGAAAGCTTAATGGCGTGCGTTCAATCTCGATTCCTGCCATCCGAGTAG